One window of the Sebastes umbrosus isolate fSebUmb1 chromosome 1, fSebUmb1.pri, whole genome shotgun sequence genome contains the following:
- the LOC119498501 gene encoding ubiquinol-cytochrome-c reductase complex assembly factor 2 — MSATRYRRFLKLCEEWPRDEAKKARDLGTFLRQRVASAFREGENTQLSDPEKCDHMYESLARINDNYYRQRFPRVRDTSFTGVTVEECRLLLSGNVQQMDEEKKGLWKTLTERFSKSPEDVPEKAPEK, encoded by the exons ATGTCTGCCACCAGGTACCGTCGGTTCCTCAAGCTGTGTGAGGAATGGCCCCGGGACGAGGCCAAGAAGGCCCGGGACCTGGGGACGTTCCTCCGGCAGAGAGTCGCCTCAGCCTTCCGGGAGGGCGAAAACACACAG CTTTCAGATCCAGAGAAGTGCGACCACATGTATGAAAGTTTGGCCCGCATTAATGACAACTACTACAGACAACGA TTTCCTCGTGTAAGAGACACAAGCTTTACCGGAGTTACGGTGGAAGAGTGTAGATTGCTATTGTCAG GGAATGTGCAACAGATGGACGAGGAAAAAAAGGGTTTGTGGAAGACGTTAACGGAGAGATTCTCCAAATCACCAGAAGACGTTCCAGAGAAAGCTcctgaaaaataa
- the c1h1orf74 gene encoding UPF0739 protein C1orf74 homolog encodes MSTQELFVAAARKCLAAGRKSLSVPQSLDLAAQVSAVDLGLKPALLYDSNGAGADQVQQYLSSLQSSQLVSKSLLTLDLNGNTLIVNPLTVRSDVEQLCHDNNVAVIDVCHSLEKPTIADPLRAELKSTTRDLLLVLRGFEQLKEAEKPHYVGEKSEEWNLCTVFGLLLGFPVTYWFDQTKSFENCLSMTPLTVTTASATWQADSAAHRCCLYSFSVPAALLTAVQSNLENWRVRLQDRFQQQNVLKDLTVCQTTVTLPSVCL; translated from the coding sequence ATGTCCACTCAGGAGCTCTTTGTTGCTGCAGCTCGTAAATGTCTGGCTGCTGGTAGAAAATCTCTTTCCGTCCCTCAGAGTCTGGATCTGGCCGCTCAGGTCTCGGCTGTTGATTTGGGATTGAAACCGGCTTTATTGTACGATAGCAACGGCGCCGGTGCAGATCAGGTGCAGCAGTATTTGAGCTCTTTGCAGTCTTCCCAGCTTGTGTCTAAATCACTTCTCACACTGGATTTAAATGGAAACACTCTCATTGTTAATCCACTCACAGTCAGATCAGATGTAGAGCAGCTGTGTCACGATAACAACGTGGCTGTTATCGACGTCTGCCACTCGCTGGAGAAGCCCACCATCGCTGACCCGCtcagagcagagctgaagaGCACGACACGCGATTTACTGCTTGTCCTGAGAGGGTTTGAACAACTGAAGGAGGCGGAGAAACCTCATTATGTTGGAGAGAAGTCAGAGGAGTGGAACTTGTGCACAGTGTTTGGTCTTTTATTGGGTTTCCCCGTCACTTACTGGTTCGATCAGACCAAGAGCTTTGAAAACTGTCTGTCTATGACTCCCCTGACGGTGACTACAGCTTCAGCAACATGGCAGGCAGACTCCGCCGCTCACAGATGTTGTCTGTACTCCTTCAGCGTCCCGGCTGCTCTGCTTACGGCGGTGCAGTCCAACCTGGAAAACTGGAGGGTTCGTTTACAAGATAGATTTCAACAGCAAAATGTCCTAAAGGATCTTACAGTTTGTCAAACTACAGTCACTCTGCCCTCAGTCTGTTTGTGA